From the Pseudomonas sp. VD-NE ins genome, the window CACGCGGTTTCTCGCTCATGTGGTGGTCGATGCTATTCGTGGTGACACCGGCACTTTGCTCGGCTTTGCCAAGATCACCCGTGACATCACCGAAGCCCATCAGGCGCAGCAGGCGCTGGAGAAAACCCGTGAAGCGCTGTTCCAGGCGCAGAAGATGCAGGCCATCGGACAACTCAGCGGCGGCATCGCCCATGACTTCAATAATCTGCTGACGGTGATTCTCGGCAACCTGGAAATCGTGCAAAAACGCATGGGCGACGATGCAAAAATCAGCCGTTTGCTGGAAAACGCCACGCAAGGTGCATTGCGCGGTGTGTCGCTGACCCAGCGCATGCTGGCGTTCGCCCGCCGGCAGGAATTGAAAACCGAGTCGGTGGATATTGCGCAACTGGTTCAGGGCATCACCGGTTTGCTGCGCAGCTCCCTCGGGCCGGGTATCCGCATCGACACGCGGTTTCCTGAAGATCTCGAGCCGGTGCTGGCAGACACCAACCAGTTGGAACTGGCCTTGCTCAATCTGGCGACCAACGCCCGCGACGCGATGCCCGACGGCGGTACGGTAAGCATCACTGCTGAACCGCAAGTGGTGCTTGAACTCAGTCATTCGGATCTGTCTGCCGGGCGTTACGTCTGCCTCAGTGTGATCGACACCGGGGAGGGCATGGATGAGCACACGCTGGCGTCGGCCAGAGATCCGTTTTTCACCACCAAAGGTTTGGGCAAGGGCACCGGGCTGGGCTTGTCGATGGTTCACGGCTTCATGGAGCAACTGGGTGGGCGTTTCGTCCTCAAGAGCGAAAAGGCCCAGGGCACCACGGCTGAACTGTGGATTCCGGTGGCCGTCGAGGGCATGGCCAGCAAGCCGCTGCTGCCACACGCCGAGCCGGTGGTGGTGCCAAGGCTCAGCGTACTGGTGGTGGATGACGACTCATTGGTCTTGACCAGTACCAGCCTGTTGCTCGAAGACCTCGGTCATCGCGTGGTCAGTGCGACGTCCGGTGCGCAGGCGTTGGCGCTGTTCGATCAGGGCGAAGTCATCGACCTGATGATTACCGACATGGCCATGCCGCACATGAGCGGCGCGCAACTGGCCCATGCCGTGCGCGTGCTCAAACCGGATCTGCCGATCATCCTGGCCACCGGCTACGCCGAACGTCTGGAAGGTTTTGCCGCGCAACTGCCACGGTTGCCCAAGCCGTTCACGCAGATGAATCTGGTGGCAATCATTGCTCAATCGATGAAATGAGGCGCCGGTCAATCCGGCTGAACTTGCGCGCCAACGGGGACTTCTAAACGTTTTCCCCACCCCGGAGCGTGCATCTTTTGTCTCGCATACTGACTGAGCCCACCGCTGAAGAAACCCTGACCGAACATGACGCGAAAATGTTCGGCTCACCCAAGGAACGGCTGGATTTCTATCGCCGGGAGATCCAGTACGAAACCAGCATTCTTGCCAACCGCACCGATGCCTACCTGGCGGCGCAGTCGTTTCTGGTAATTGCCTTTGCCTCCTGCATGGCCAACCTCAATCCGGAGTGGGGCAAGTTGTTCACGCTGGTGGTGCCGCCGTTTCTCGCCTTGCTCGGACTGCTCAGCTCGCTGAATGCCTGGCCGGGGATTCGTGCGGCGTACGACATTATCGATCACTGGCATTTCAAGCAGAGCCACTTGCTGCACAGTGAGCCGCTGATGGGCCTGGCGTATGACGAATCGCCGCTGTTCAGCGAAATGGAGTCGAGCCACAAGGGGTATCGCAAGTCGCTGCTGTTTTCGGTGCGTACGCCGTGGATTTTTGCGACGTTCTGGGTGTTGCTGGGGAGTTATGCGGTGTTTATTCAGGTGACCAATCCGGGGGGGTGACTGGTCTTCACAAAAGCCCGGCTTATATCGCCGGGCTTTCTCATTTTGGCTGGATTTTGTGGTGCACTTTAGATCGATCCCCCTCACCCCAGCCCTCTCCCCCAAGGGGGCGAGGGGGAAGGGAGCAGATCTTCGTTGTGGTCAACATCTGCGTTCAACTGGGTATCTCAGTGTCGTGGTCAAAATCCGCGTGCAACCCGGTATCTCAAGTCGGCGTACCTCAACCATTCACCGCGGTCGGTTCCTTCTCCCTCTGGGAGAGGGCTAGGGTGAGGGGCTGTCAGGGTTCATATCGCAGAGAGCCGATATTTGCACTGCTCAAAATCCGCTTGCAACCCGGTATTTCAGGTCGGCGTACCTCGACCATTCACCTCGGTCAGTTCCCTCTACCTCTGGGAGAGGGCTAGGGTGAGGGGCTGTTCTGGCTCACTCCACGGTCTCAAGCTCTCGACGCAACGCCACCGAGTTCTGCGAGGACATCGGGATCGGCGGGAAGTCTTCGTTCAAGACGCACAAATGGTCGATCGCATCTTCAAACATCGAATCGGCTTTCTTGCGCAGCGCGCGGTAGCGCTCAAACTGTTCAATGTCCAGATCAGCCACATCGAGCAGCGCATTGGCCGCGCGGTTGAGGGTGTGGGCGTTATCGAACAATTGACGATTGCGTTCCAGAGCCAGTGCTCTGCAAGCCTTGATTTGCGCAGGAGTCGAGCATTCTTTCATGACCGTAACCTTATTCTTCAAGGATTCCTTTTCACAGGCTTAACGCCGCAGGGGAACCGAACCTGCCGGGCCCTGCCGGATACATCTGGCGGGGGGTTATGCTTGTGACTGCCAGCGATTACCCCGCGATCCATTTTTTTACAGAAAGAAGTTCGATCGATTGCCTGATAGAAACCGCTACCAATAATCAGATTTTTTGTTTCTTGTGCTGCTCATAGCGAGCGAGGATCGGTTGCGTACTGATCCCGTGAAGCAAAATGCTCAGCGCCACCACCGACAAGGTCAGGTCGGTGCACACGCTGGCCACCGTGTCGGTCAGCCCATGATTCAAGGCATAAAACAGATAGAACAGGCTACCAATCCCGCGAATGCCGAACCAACCGATCAACAGCCGTTGCCGGCCTTCCAGTAATTCGCCCCACGGCATCAGCGCGACGCAGACCGGGCGGATCAAGCAGAACAGCACGCCGCCGACCAGCAACGCCCGCCAGTCCCAGTGCGCCACCAGCACGACGCCAAGCAGGGTCACCAGAAACACTTCCATGGCGCGTTCGACCAGACTGCCGAACGACAGCATGTCGCCCATCATGATCCCGGCGGCAACCTGGCTGCTTTCCAGCCTTTCGGTGTCGCCATGCACCGCGTGCTGCGGTTCGACGTTCTGATGGCCGACCACCGGTTGCACCAGATGCTCGGCGGGCGGCTGGCCGGCGCCGGTGGATTTCACTTCGACCTGACGCAGGCCCAACCCGGCGGCGAACACCGAGAGAAAGCCATAGCCGCCAATCGCCTCGGCGACGACGTAGGCCAGGGCGATCAGCGACAACGCCAGGTAATCATTGGGGCTGAGCGTGCTGTCGTCATTGTGGATGCGCAGCGACAAAGTCACGCGGCCAATGCCGCGGCCCATCCAGTAACCGGTGAGCAGACCTGCGGGCACCGCCCACAATAAACTGCGCAAGACCCAGCCCTGCCACTCGGCGGCAGATCCGTCACCGTGGATCAACAACAAACCGAGAATCACAAAAGGAAACGCCACCCCGTCATTGAGCCCGGCCTCACCCGACAGGCCGAAACGCACGCTGTCGACATCCCGGGCATCGTTGACCTGCACCAGCGCCGCCAGCACCGGGTCGGTCGGTGCCAGAATCGCGCCGATCAACAACGACGGCCCCCACGGCAAGCGCAACGCAAAGTGCAGCAGCAGACAAACCCCGGCAATGGTCAGCACCATCACTGGCCCGGCGAGGCCAAAGGCGATTCGCCAACGTTTGTCGCGCAGGGGCAAACGCAATTTCAAACCGCAGACGAACAGGGAAAACAGCACCGCGACTTCTGTCAGGTGCTCCATCCACAATGAGGCGTTTTCCAACGACAGCTTCAGCAGATCGAGGCCGCTGGGGCCGATACCAATCCCCAGCAGCAGACAAACGGCCGACGTCGTCACCGGCATCCAGCGCAGATACGACGACGTCAGTGCCAGGGTCAACAGCACGGCGCCGAGCACCGCCACCCACACGACAAAACTCATGATGTGCCGCCTTCAGTGATTAATGACGGCCGCCTGCAGAGACCCTTTCGCTTCTGACTCCGCCCCTGTAGGAGCTGCCGCAGGCTGCGATCCTTTGACCTTGTTTTTAACATCGAAATCAAAAGATCGCAGCCTGCGGCAGCTCCTACAGTGCGTTTACTCACAGCATCGGTTTACCGCCGGTCACGCCATAGCGCTGGCCGGTGATGTAACTGGCTTCGTCCGAGGCGAGCAGCACGTAGATCGGCGCCACTTCAACCGGTTGGCCGGGGCGGCCGAGCGGGGTGTTGCCACCGAAGTTCTGCACTTCTTCATCGGGCATGGTCGAGACAATCAGCGGCGTCCAGATCGGCCCCGGTGCCACGCAATTCACGCGGATTTCCTTGGGACCGAGCATTTGCGCCAGGCCGCCGGTGAAGTTGGCAATCGCGCCTTTGGTGGTGGCGTAGGCGAGCAGGGTGGGTTTGGGCATGTCCGAATTGACCGAACTGGTGTTGATGATCGATGCCCCGGCACCCATGTGTTTGATCGCGGCCTGACACAGCCGGAAGATTGCGGTGATGTTGACGTCGAAGGTCATCACCCATTCGTCGTCGGGAATTTCTTCGAAAGTTTCGTGGGTCATCTGGAATGCTGCGTTGTTGACCAGCACATCGATGCGGCCAAAGCGCTCGACGGTCTTGTCGACCAAGGCCTGGCAATGGGCCTTTTGCGCGATATCGCCCGGCAGCAGCAGGCACTGACGCCCGGCCTGCTCGACCCAGCGTGCGGTTTCCTCGGCGTCTTCAT encodes:
- a CDS encoding PAS domain S-box protein — its product is MSEKNKTAAIEEMRFRLLIDAVVDYAIYMIDPDGIITSWNSGAKRFKGYEEAEILGEHFSRFYTADDRAAGLPQRALDTAIREGRFEGEGWRVRKDGTNFWSHVVIDPIIDPNGKLLGFAKITRDLTDRKMAEETLKRSEQQFRLLVQGVTDYAIYMLSPEGRVSNWNQGAQRIKGYLPEEIIGQHFSIFYTPEDRELGEPQRALEIATREGRFENKSWRMRKDGTRFLAHVVVDAIRGDTGTLLGFAKITRDITEAHQAQQALEKTREALFQAQKMQAIGQLSGGIAHDFNNLLTVILGNLEIVQKRMGDDAKISRLLENATQGALRGVSLTQRMLAFARRQELKTESVDIAQLVQGITGLLRSSLGPGIRIDTRFPEDLEPVLADTNQLELALLNLATNARDAMPDGGTVSITAEPQVVLELSHSDLSAGRYVCLSVIDTGEGMDEHTLASARDPFFTTKGLGKGTGLGLSMVHGFMEQLGGRFVLKSEKAQGTTAELWIPVAVEGMASKPLLPHAEPVVVPRLSVLVVDDDSLVLTSTSLLLEDLGHRVVSATSGAQALALFDQGEVIDLMITDMAMPHMSGAQLAHAVRVLKPDLPIILATGYAERLEGFAAQLPRLPKPFTQMNLVAIIAQSMK
- a CDS encoding cation:proton antiporter, whose translation is MSFVVWVAVLGAVLLTLALTSSYLRWMPVTTSAVCLLLGIGIGPSGLDLLKLSLENASLWMEHLTEVAVLFSLFVCGLKLRLPLRDKRWRIAFGLAGPVMVLTIAGVCLLLHFALRLPWGPSLLIGAILAPTDPVLAALVQVNDARDVDSVRFGLSGEAGLNDGVAFPFVILGLLLIHGDGSAAEWQGWVLRSLLWAVPAGLLTGYWMGRGIGRVTLSLRIHNDDSTLSPNDYLALSLIALAYVVAEAIGGYGFLSVFAAGLGLRQVEVKSTGAGQPPAEHLVQPVVGHQNVEPQHAVHGDTERLESSQVAAGIMMGDMLSFGSLVERAMEVFLVTLLGVVLVAHWDWRALLVGGVLFCLIRPVCVALMPWGELLEGRQRLLIGWFGIRGIGSLFYLFYALNHGLTDTVASVCTDLTLSVVALSILLHGISTQPILARYEQHKKQKI
- a CDS encoding glucose 1-dehydrogenase, which codes for MTDYPKPPFPAQAQAVPGSQRKMEPYPDCGEQSYVGSGRLAGKIALITGADSGIGRAVAIAFAREGADVAVAYLNEHEDAEETARWVEQAGRQCLLLPGDIAQKAHCQALVDKTVERFGRIDVLVNNAAFQMTHETFEEIPDDEWVMTFDVNITAIFRLCQAAIKHMGAGASIINTSSVNSDMPKPTLLAYATTKGAIANFTGGLAQMLGPKEIRVNCVAPGPIWTPLIVSTMPDEEVQNFGGNTPLGRPGQPVEVAPIYVLLASDEASYITGQRYGVTGGKPML